Below is a genomic region from Rhodohalobacter sp. 614A.
TTTTTGACAAGCTCAATTCCATTCATGCCGGGAAGCGAGATGTCCACAATCATCAAATCAACCGCCACCGTATCTATAATTTCGAGGAGTTGCTCGGCCGTCTCAAGCTGATGGGTTACTTCCAGATCCTTCTCCAACTCCAAGATACCGGTGATTCCCTTTCTCACCACAGAGTGATCATCAACAATCAGAACCTTCTTTTTGAATATTGATTGATTGGGTGCCATGATTTCTCATGCCATGTTTAAACCGAGCTGCATCACAATAACAATCGGCTGATACAGACTATATAATCAATCTATTCATTTCCGGCTTTATATCATAAAGATATGGGTTACCACTTTTGAAAAGTACGGCTTCGCATCCTCCAACTTTTATCTCGAATGCGGGTTCATTTAACTGCTGATATGTTTATAGAGAATGTCAAAAACGTCCGTCGGCTTCACTGTATCACCTTCGGCTATCAAATCTTTCTGGCGGGATGAAATAAACGCACCTTTTCCGGGAGAACTGTGCCGGCCATGCGAACCTTTTACTCCTTCAGCCCTCAATGGAATCAAATCCATTTTGTATCGAAACCCAAGTTTTTTTTGAAGTAACCTCAGACCGGCTTTAGCCATCGGGAATCGAATGGAGGGGTCTACCAAAAGCTCGGCGGGATCGTATCCCGGTTTGGTGTGGATATCGACCGTGGGAGCGAAATCGGGCGCTTTATCATCCTCCAACCAGTAGTAATAGGTAAACCATGCATTCGGTTCTGCCACGGCTACCAGCTCGCCCGATCGTTCATGATCGATCCCTTCCTCTTTTTTCTCCTCGCTTCCCAAAATCCGGTCCACACCAGGGACTTTTTCCAGCAACTCTTTGATTTTGGGAATTTCGGATGATTCCCTGATATAAATATGAGCAACCTGGTGATCGGCTACCGCAAAGGCCCGGCTGGACCCGGGAATCAAAATCTCACCGCCCTTTTCTTCACGAACGGTTATATACCCATTTTCCCGCAAAACCCGGTTTAGAGAAACCGGCTGATCAACCGAATCGATTCCGTACTCGGAAAGGAGCAACACTCGCGTATCGTGTTGTTCATAAAATTCAATCAAATTTTTGCACACCGTGTCAATTTCATTCAGGTCTTTTTTGATTTCACGATCATTTGGACCGACTCTTTGAAAGTTGTAATCGAGGTGCGGAAGGTAAATCAGTGTGAGAGTTGGATCGTACGTTTTAGCCGCCATCTTAGCCGATTCGGCAATCCATTCTGTGGACTCTATGGATGTATTCGGTCCCCAAAACTTGAAGAGCGGAAACTGGCCGAGGGAATCCTGCAACTGATCACGGAACGACATCGGCTTGGTGAGAATGTCGGGAATCTTTACACCGTCAGCCCGGTAAATAGGGCGGGGTGTGATCAGATAATCAACTGACGAATTCATGTTGTACCACCAAAACAGGTTTGCACAGGTAAAATCGGGATTTTCCTTTTTGAGCACATCCCAGATTTTGGGAGCCTGGACAAGCTGGTTCGATTGCCGCCAGAATTTGATTTCATCCATCTCCCGGAAATACCATCCGTTTCCAACAATGCCATGTTTGGAAGGCAATTTCCCGGTCAGATAAGTTGCCTGAACAGAACAGGTTACGGCCGGCAGAATTGACTCAACCGGTTTGATTATCCCTTTCTTTGTCCACTCTGCAAGAAAAGGCGTATGCTCCCCGATCAGATCGGGAGTCAGACCCACAATATTCAGAACAGCCGTTTTATTCATGG
It encodes:
- a CDS encoding alkaline phosphatase family protein; its protein translation is MNKTAVLNIVGLTPDLIGEHTPFLAEWTKKGIIKPVESILPAVTCSVQATYLTGKLPSKHGIVGNGWYFREMDEIKFWRQSNQLVQAPKIWDVLKKENPDFTCANLFWWYNMNSSVDYLITPRPIYRADGVKIPDILTKPMSFRDQLQDSLGQFPLFKFWGPNTSIESTEWIAESAKMAAKTYDPTLTLIYLPHLDYNFQRVGPNDREIKKDLNEIDTVCKNLIEFYEQHDTRVLLLSEYGIDSVDQPVSLNRVLRENGYITVREEKGGEILIPGSSRAFAVADHQVAHIYIRESSEIPKIKELLEKVPGVDRILGSEEKKEEGIDHERSGELVAVAEPNAWFTYYYWLEDDKAPDFAPTVDIHTKPGYDPAELLVDPSIRFPMAKAGLRLLQKKLGFRYKMDLIPLRAEGVKGSHGRHSSPGKGAFISSRQKDLIAEGDTVKPTDVFDILYKHISS